From the genome of Mycobacterium kansasii ATCC 12478:
TGCGATCGCGAACCGAGCAGCACGGCCAGCGACGGCATCTCACCGGCGAGCTCGTCGCACGCCTGCGTGGCGGCCTCCACCGCCGCCTTCCGCGCATCGGGCGCGGTGGAGAATCCGACTCCGATCCGCACCCCTCCATCATGCGCCGATGCGCCGCTTCTCAGGGCCTATTTTCGGACCGTTGCTCGACGGGACCGTCTGCCACGGCGAAGCCGTCTAGCACGCCGAGCGGATCGGCACTGCGTAGCCTTGCAGCGATTCAGTCGTCGTTGAAGGATTGCGCATGAAGATTGGGGCCTGCTGACCCATGTGGATCGCCGCAGCGGGCGTCACTACCGGACGCCGGTGGGCAGCCATCCCTACGGCGACGGCTTCGTGCTGCCGTTGACTCATGGCACTCACACCGACTGGTACCGAAACCTCATGGCCGCCGGTGACGGCGCACTCGATTGGAAAGGGCATTGGAAGGGGCGTAGCTATCGGCTGGAGCGGCCGGAGCTCGATTCCGGGGTTGAGCCGATGTGGGTGTGGCCCGCGTCGGAACGGATCATGTTGCAGTCAGCCGGGATCCATGACTTTGTGTGGCTGCATCAGCGCGCGGAGCCGGGCCCTCGGGAAATATGCCATAGACAACAGTTGCTAAGCGCAATATAGGCACATATACTACTGCGCATTCGCCAACTCCCGAGCACCCGAGACTTCAATAACCACACCCCAATATGGCAGCCGCTACCTCGATTGGCGGCGGCGCCTGCCGCCGCCGAGGGATCGGCGCTCAACCCGACGCAGTTCACAGTCTGTGGATGCCAAGCCGTCGGCGCTTGAGCTGCGGCAATTCGCCAACGGCTCCAGCCACCAGGGCTGTCAGCATCCGCTGTACGGCCACCGATGGCCGCCGATGCGACCATTATCAGCGAACGCTAAACGAAGACAACGTATTTCGGAAAGTCAGGTCAATGCCGTTAACTCGACTGGATCGCGTCCTGCGCGACATACCCACCCGCATCGTAGCGTGCAGCGGCGGCGTGGACAGTCTGCTACTCGCCACCGTCGCCCACCGAGCGGCGCCGCAAAGCACCACCGTGGCGCACGCGGTCACGCCAGCGGTTCCCGCCGCGGCCACGGCACGGGTTGTGGCGCATGCCGAAGCCGAAGGATGGACGTTGCAGCTGGTCCGTTCCAAGGAGTTCGACGACGAGCGCTACCTTTCCAATCCGCGTAACCGCTGCTATTTCTGCAAGAGTCACCTTTACACCGCGATTCGCGAACTGCCGACGTGCGACGGCGCAACAATGTTGAGCGGCGCCAACTTCGACGATCTCGGCGAGTACCGGCCCGGTCTGATCGCCGCCGAGGAAAATCACGTCCGGCACCCGTACGTTGAAGCGGGTCTGGGCAAGGAAGACATCCGGTCGATCGCCCGCACGCTGGCGTTGGATTTTGCGGATCTGCCCGCATCGCCATGTCTGGCCAGCCGCCTGTACACGGATACCGCTGTCACGCCGTCGCGGCTTCGCTCGATCGAGATCGGCGAAGACCTGCTGCGCATGCTGACCGGAATCGACGTCGTCCGGTGCCGGCTGCGTGAGGACGTCGTGCTCATCGAGGTTCGCGCGGAAGACGCCGCACGTGTCACCGACGACGTCATCGACCGGGTGGCTGCGGCCATGCGGAGGGTGGAACCGTCGCTGCACCGAGTCGTCCTGGACGACAAGCCATATCGTCCCGGTCGTGCCCTGGAGCTGCTGGCATGACCGTTTGCTACGACTACACCCGGCTGGCGCGCGTCGGAATGCCCGAGGCGATCTTCTGCCTCAATAAGACGACCAGCCAGCTACGCGCCATCGTGACCGAGTTGCTCGAACGGCCCGACAACCCGGTTCTGTTCACCCGGATGAGCGACGCCCAATACCAGACCGTCCGGCCACTCACCGGGCAAGCGCTGGAATACGACGAGGAGTCGGCAACCGCTGTCCTTCATGGTTGTCTACCGACCCGCAACGGCACGGTGGCTGTTGTCACCGCCGGCACCTCAGACATCCCCGTGGCGGCCGAGGCTTGCCGGACGCTCGAGTTCCTTGGCTTCAAGGCCGCGCGCATCGCCGACGTTGGTGTAGCCGGTATCTGGCGTCTGCTGGAAAGAGTCGACGAGATCCTCGACCACGACGTCGTGATCGTTGTTGCCGGTATGGATGCCGCACTCGCCTCGGTTGTCGGCGGGCTCACCGGCCAGCCCATGATCGCGGTACCCACATCGACTGGCTACGGCGCAGCCGCCGACGGCGAAACCGCGCTTCGCTCGATGCTGACCAGCTGTGCCCAGGGCGTCACCGTGACGAATATCGACAACGGCTTCGGAGCGGCGTGTGCAGCGAACCGAATCCTGCTGGCACTAAACCGAACATGATCGGCTGGATCGACGCCCGAGCCGGGGTGAGCGGCCAGATGCTGCTCGGCGCTCTCGTCGACGTGGGCGTGCCGTTGGAGCTATTGCAGACGGCGGTCGACCAACTTGGCCTTGACATCACGCTGGCGTCGACGCCATGCGGGCGGGGCGGCATCGGCGCCACGGAGGTGCGCGTCGTTGGCAACGAGGACCCGCAGATCCGGAACCTTGCCGAGATTCAGCGGTTGCTCGATCGAGTTGCCGAACCCGTTCGACAGACCATCCACGACATCGTTCGCCGGTTGGCCGAGGCCGAGTCGCGGGTATCCCGTATCCCATTGGAGGGTTGGAACTTCTGTGAAAACGCCAGCACCCTCGCTTGCATAGTCGCAGCGGCGGCCGGGTTCCATTGGTTGGGCTTGGAGACGCTGCACTGTTCGCCGGTCGGCCTTGGCAGCGCAACAGGAATGCAGGCTCCCGCCGTCCTGGAACTGCTCAAGGGCGTCCCGGTGGCCGGCGGTACAGCCACCGCACACTGCCCCACACCTACGGGCGCGGCGGTGCTCGCGACGCTGGTGACGGATTGGGGCGAGCTGCCCCCACTCATCATGCGCCGGGTGGGATACGGCGCCGGCCAGCATAATTCGCTTGAGGCGGCGAACGTGCTGCGCATCGTCGTCAGCGAGCCGGCCGGCCAACCGGCCTGCAGCGTGCAGCTCGAAACCAATGTGGACGACCTCGACCCGCGGGTGTGGCCGTACGTCATCGAGCGCCTGCTCGCCGCTGGAGCTTACGACGCCTGGCTCACCCCGATCATCATGAAGAAGGGCCGGCCCGCGCACACCCTTTCCGTACTGGCCCCAAGCCAGCGCGCCGCGGATCTGCGCGCGATCATCTTCCGCGAGACCAGCTCGATCGGATTGCGGGAATTCACGGTGGCCAAGCATCACAAGTTAGCCAGGTCCGAGAGCCTGGTCCAGGTTGGCGGGCAACCGATCCGGATCAAGACCGCCCGGCTCGACGGTGAAACCGTCAACGTCAACCCCGAGTGGCGTGACATTGTGGCCGCCGCAGAAGCTCTCGGACAGCCGGCCAAGCAGGTGTTAGCGCAAGCCCGGCGGGCCGCATCCGATCACAGCATGAGCGCCGCTGTTGAGCCCTCGCTGGCGATGCCTGGCTCATGAGCCGTATTACCCGGATGCGCCAAGTTCGTGCAGGGCGGTGCGCGATGAGGCCAGGAATGCGGTGATCGCGAAAACGAGCACCACCGCGAGGAAGATCCACGGGAGCACGCGGCCAAGGGTGAACAACGAAGAGAACAGCCCTGGGCCGACGGCGATGGCTACGCCCCACGACAACGAGTAAACCGCGGAATGGCGACCCGCCCGGTCCCGCGGCACAAAACTCAACATGACTTGGAACGCGGTGGCTCCCCAGGTGGCTGCGGCCAGGCTGAACAGCATCACAGCCGCCGACAGCAGTACCATCCTGCCGACGTCGTCGGCTGCGACCATCGCGATCAGTGCCGCGAATGCGACTCCGAGCAGCCCGGCGGCTAGAGCCAACAGCCGCAGCCCCGGCCGAGAACGGCCCCATTTGGTCGCCAGCGGCGCGAACGCGGCGATCAACGCGCTTGCCAGCAGGTAGGCGACCGGCGGAGTCCAGGCCGGATAGCCCAGCGCGAGCAGATACACCGGCAGGATCGAGTCGAACCCGACGCTCGCTAGTGCAAGCACGAAAACCGCGACCACGTATACCAAGAAGCGGCGTTGGGCCAACACGTCGCGGTACCGGCCGACGCCGCTGGTGTCGCGGTCGCTGGTCTTGCGATCGAAGTCGCGTAGCCGCCAGAACAGCAGTCCGCAGACCGCGAAGCTGACCGTGTTGGCCACCACGATGAAATTCCAGAAAAGCCCACTGCCGCGTTCGGCCCACACTCCGAGCGAGGCGACGAGCCCACCGATCCCCAGGCCAATGCTGCGCATCGCGTTGATCAGCGAAAAGAGGCCGACGCGAGCGTCTTCCGACGGAGCTAAGGCACGTACCATCCCCGGGTGCGCCACCCAGAACAGCCGGCCGGCGAAACTCACCGCCATCGCAATGATCGCCAGCGAAGCAACGGTGTTGTCAGCCAGGTAGCACGGGAAGGCAGTCACCCGGATCAGCGAACTGAGCGTCGCCGAGCGAAAAGGCCCGATACGGTCGACGATGGCTCCCGTCAGCAAACCGCCGGCCAACAACGAAACGAGGCTGCCCATTGTCAGCGCGGCACCAGCGTCGACCAGCTTCATGCCGCGTCCATGCGTGAAGTACAGCAGCGCGAAGGGAACCCACAAACCGTTGCCCGTGGTATCGATGACCATGGCAGTCACGTAGCCGAAACGGTAGGGGTGCCGCGTTAGCACGCCCAACCTGCTGCTGCGGAGTGGTCTCCGGTTCCTGTCGCACATTCCAGGACATCGACTCCTCCGAGCCGCGCTAACAATTGCGGCCCCAAATGTCCGGACGGCGCTGACGTTGTCAGTGACCGGGTGCCGGTGCAGGCCAAATGATTCACCACGTTCGCAATAGTGTACGTACACACTATTGCACTACGCAACTATATCTATAGTCTTATTCGGGCGCGGAGTCGGGTGGTGCGGCAACACGAACCGCTGCCGGCGCGAACCGAAGGCTCAAGTACGCCACCAGCGTCACCGCGTCGGGTTCGGTGTCCAGCAGGTTGATCAGCCGGTCGCGTTCGTGCAGCGCGACCGGTTCCACGCCGCCGAAAAATCGCATGGTGTCACCGGCGGGCAGCGCCCGCGCGCACACCAGCTGCCCCGTCTTGAGCTGGCGGCCGGCCGCGTGCTCCCGCACCTGGTGGGTGTCGCCGGTGCGCAGGTCGCGCACGGTGACGCTGTAGCCGCGCTGCACCCGCTCCACCTCGAACACCGACCGTGGCACCGACAGCCACTGCTGTGCCAGCAGTCGCTCGTCGTCGGGCAGCAACGACCCGCGGATCTCAAGGAACTCCTCGAAGGCCCCGCCCTCGAACAGCACCGCGTCGATCACGAGCGGATCACCCAGCGCGGTGTTCAGGGCGTCCGGATCATCGCCGGCGTGGCGGGAGCGTTCGTCGGCCACCTCGATCAGCAGGTCGTTCCAGCCGCTCACCAGCGCATGCTGGATGGCCTTCGCATACAGCCAGCGCGCCCGGTCGTCCAACGGCAGCTGCTCACGCCCGAGATGGCATTTCTTGTACTTGCGCCCAGACCCGCACCAGCACAGGTCATTTCGGCCGACGTCACGGCGCGGCTCGGCCCGGTACATCTCCAGCAGCTCCACCAGCGGGTAGTCCGGCTCGGCGCCGGCGCGGCGTAACAACGTCAACCCGCGCTCGACGTCACCGCGATCGGAGGCAATGCGGGCCAGATCGAACAATGGCAACGGCCAATCCGGATTCATCGTCTCGGCGGCCACCAGTTCGCGTTCGGCCGCTTCAATGTCGCCGAGCCGCTCCAGCGCGACCGCCCGCAGCCACCGACACGCCACCCGCGCCGGGCGGGGCACCTTCGACTCCAGCACCTCGGCGAACAAGCCCAGCCCGGCCGTCCCGACGCGGTCGGTGCCGATCGTCTCGGCCACCAGCAGCTCGGCCAGCAGCGGATCGGCGAGGGCGGCCCCGAACTCACCGACGAGATCCATGTCGGGCCCTGTCGCGCCCTCGGTGGCCGCGGCCAACGCTTCCTCCGGCGCCACGCCAGCGTCGAGCAGCACTGCGATCTGGTCGTGCAACGTGACCAGCACGTACAACGTGACCGCGTCGTTGGGATCTAGTTCATGACGTTCGGCCAGCGCTTCGCATCCTCGCTTGAAATGCCAAGCGCCAAAATCGAATCCGCCCGGTGCAAGCCACTCGCCGTGGCGCGCGAGACCGTGGTCGTCGACGATCTCGGACAGCGGCGGCAGCGGTTCGGTGAACAGCTGCGGTTCCTCTGCGCACACCGTCCATACCGCGGCGTCGAAGTACGTCGGCTGCCCGGCGTCGAGCGTCGCGGCTAGCCGCGCACCCACTCCTTGGGCCGACGCGACCTCGGTGACCCGCTCGACCACCAGCCCCTCCTCGGTCAGCCGGACCCCGGCCAGGTCGCCCTCGGACAACCCCAGCGCGCCTAATGTGCCCGGCGCCAGCAGCAGCGTTCCGGCCGGGTCGACCGCCTCGTCCGGGATGCCGCGCCGTTCGAGCAACTCGTCGTCGAAGTCGGCCAGCACCGCCCCGGCCGGCGAACCGTCCGCGAGTCGCTGGTACTGCTCGTGCTCACACAGTGCGGTGACGGGATCCAGATCCGGGGTCACGTTGAGAGCGTCATAGGCCAGCTCTTCGGCGCACAGCCGGTGGGTGAACACCCGCCCGGCCAGCACGGCCGGCAGCCATACCCATTTCTCGTCGACCAATTGTCTTGCAGCGCAATCGAGTTCATCGAGAAACCGGTCAACCAGGGTATCCGGATCGGTCACATCGCGCTCCAATAGCCGCGCTGCGATGTCCTCCGCGGACAACGGGCCGTGTTCGGTCAGGATTCTTGCCAGGGTCTCGGACTCGCCGACGGCATCAGCCACGGCGACCACCCTATGCGCCGGCTAGCCGCGCCGCGAGAACCCCGCCGACCTACTCGGGTCGTTGGTCGGCTCGGCGTCGGCCGCATCATCGCATCGTGATGCAGTGATGTAGGCTAGGGTGTGCGTACCACCATTGATCTTCCCGACGACCTCCACAAGCAAGCGCTGGCCATCGCCCGGGACACGCGCCGGACGTTGAGTGAAACCGTCGCCGATCTCATGCGACGGGGCCTGGGGGCCGGCGGCGCCGCCGCGATCTCCACTGACCCGAGAACCGGGCTGCCTCTGGTGAACGTCGGCAAAGTTGTCACCTCCGAGGACGTGCGCTCGTTGGAGGATGAGGAGTGATCGCGCTGCTGGACTCGAACGTGCTGATCGCACTGGTGGTCGCCGAACACGTCCATCACGACGTCGCCGCGGCATGGCTGTCCGCGCGCGACAACGGCTTCGCGACGTGCCCAATCACGCAGGGAAGTCTGGTTCGATTCTTGATGCGGACGGGCCAACCCGCCGCAGTTGCGCGGGAGGTGGTCGGAGCTGTCGAAACCGCAAAGCGCCACGAGTTCTGGCCCGACAGCGTCTCTTTCGCCGATGTCGAGATCGGAGGGGTGGTCGGTCACCGACAGGTGACCGATGCCTACCTGGCGCAGCTGGCCCGAAGCCGCAACGGGCAGTTGGCGACTCTCGATAGTGGACTGGCGCACTTGCACAGCGACGTCGCGGTCCTCATTCCCACGGCCGGCTGACATCCGCCGGACCCGGGTCCCCCGAGCCTGTCGGTCTGGGCGCTGGCACGTAGGGTCGGTGCTTGAGCGGGAGGAAGTGAACGCATGGCCAGAACCGCCAGAACAGACAACGACAGCTGGGAGATCACCGAGAGCGTTGGCGCTACCGCGCTGGGTGTGGCGGCGGCGCGCGCGGCCGAAACCCAGAGCGAGCACCCGCTGATCCACGATCCGTTCGCGCGGGTTTTCCTCGACGCGGCCGGCGACGGCGTGTGGAACTGGTATTCGGCGCCGCAGCTACCCGCCGAGGTTCTCCAAGCCGAACCCGAAGTGCACCTGCGAATGCAGGCCATGATCAACTATATGGCCTGCCGCACGGCGTTTTTCGACACCTTCTTCCTCGAAGCGACCCGCTCGGGTATCCGTCAGGCGGTGATTCTGGCCGCCGGCCTGGACGCGCGGTGCTGGCGGCTGCCGTGGCCCGCCGGCACCACGGTCTACGAACTCGACCAGCCCAAGGTGCTGGAGTTCAAAACGTCGACACTTCATAAGCATGGGGCCGAGCCGACCTGCAATCGAGTCGGTGTCCCGGTCGACCTGCGCCAAGACTGGCCGAAGGCCTTGCGGCAGGCCGGTTTCGACGCGTCGGCCCCGAGCGCATGGTCCGCCGAGGGGCTCATGCCGTACCTGCCGGCGGCTGCACAGGACATGCTGTTCAACCGCGTTCAGGAGCTCGTGGTCAGCGGTAGCCGGATCGCTGTCGAGGCGCTGGGCCCCGATTTCCTGGATCCCGCCTTCCGCGCCAAGCGGCGCGAGCGAATGGACCGCGTCCGGGCGTTGATGGCCAAGATCGACCCCCAGCGGGAGGTGCCCAGCACCGACGAGTTGTGGTACTTCGAGGAACGCGACGATGTCGGCGACTGGTTGCGCCGCCACGGCTGGGAGGTGACGGTGACGCCGTCGGCGCAGCTGATGGCCGGCTACGACCGCAACCCGCCGAAGGAGGTCCAAGACAGCGCGCCGCAGAATCTGTTCGTTTCCGCGGTGCGGGCGGGGGAATAGCACAATACGTACCCGGCCGCTGCGGGCCGGCGAATTAGCTCGGTTTGGTTTCGAACCGGTTGACGAGGTGATTGGGTATAGCCGTGGATACGGCGAGTACGCCGGATATCGGCGCACAGCGGAATGCGAACTTGGCCCTGGCGACCTGGGTCTCGACGATCAACTTCTG
Proteins encoded in this window:
- the larB gene encoding nickel pincer cofactor biosynthesis protein LarB, translated to MTVCYDYTRLARVGMPEAIFCLNKTTSQLRAIVTELLERPDNPVLFTRMSDAQYQTVRPLTGQALEYDEESATAVLHGCLPTRNGTVAVVTAGTSDIPVAAEACRTLEFLGFKAARIADVGVAGIWRLLERVDEILDHDVVIVVAGMDAALASVVGGLTGQPMIAVPTSTGYGAAADGETALRSMLTSCAQGVTVTNIDNGFGAACAANRILLALNRT
- a CDS encoding LarC family nickel insertion protein, which gives rise to MIGWIDARAGVSGQMLLGALVDVGVPLELLQTAVDQLGLDITLASTPCGRGGIGATEVRVVGNEDPQIRNLAEIQRLLDRVAEPVRQTIHDIVRRLAEAESRVSRIPLEGWNFCENASTLACIVAAAAGFHWLGLETLHCSPVGLGSATGMQAPAVLELLKGVPVAGGTATAHCPTPTGAAVLATLVTDWGELPPLIMRRVGYGAGQHNSLEAANVLRIVVSEPAGQPACSVQLETNVDDLDPRVWPYVIERLLAAGAYDAWLTPIIMKKGRPAHTLSVLAPSQRAADLRAIIFRETSSIGLREFTVAKHHKLARSESLVQVGGQPIRIKTARLDGETVNVNPEWRDIVAAAEALGQPAKQVLAQARRAASDHSMSAAVEPSLAMPGS
- a CDS encoding class I SAM-dependent methyltransferase, with product MARTARTDNDSWEITESVGATALGVAAARAAETQSEHPLIHDPFARVFLDAAGDGVWNWYSAPQLPAEVLQAEPEVHLRMQAMINYMACRTAFFDTFFLEATRSGIRQAVILAAGLDARCWRLPWPAGTTVYELDQPKVLEFKTSTLHKHGAEPTCNRVGVPVDLRQDWPKALRQAGFDASAPSAWSAEGLMPYLPAAAQDMLFNRVQELVVSGSRIAVEALGPDFLDPAFRAKRRERMDRVRALMAKIDPQREVPSTDELWYFEERDDVGDWLRRHGWEVTVTPSAQLMAGYDRNPPKEVQDSAPQNLFVSAVRAGE
- a CDS encoding TA system VapC family ribonuclease toxin, which translates into the protein MIALLDSNVLIALVVAEHVHHDVAAAWLSARDNGFATCPITQGSLVRFLMRTGQPAAVAREVVGAVETAKRHEFWPDSVSFADVEIGGVVGHRQVTDAYLAQLARSRNGQLATLDSGLAHLHSDVAVLIPTAG
- a CDS encoding ATPase — encoded protein: MPLTRLDRVLRDIPTRIVACSGGVDSLLLATVAHRAAPQSTTVAHAVTPAVPAAATARVVAHAEAEGWTLQLVRSKEFDDERYLSNPRNRCYFCKSHLYTAIRELPTCDGATMLSGANFDDLGEYRPGLIAAEENHVRHPYVEAGLGKEDIRSIARTLALDFADLPASPCLASRLYTDTAVTPSRLRSIEIGEDLLRMLTGIDVVRCRLREDVVLIEVRAEDAARVTDDVIDRVAAAMRRVEPSLHRVVLDDKPYRPGRALELLA
- a CDS encoding MFS transporter; protein product: MVIDTTGNGLWVPFALLYFTHGRGMKLVDAGAALTMGSLVSLLAGGLLTGAIVDRIGPFRSATLSSLIRVTAFPCYLADNTVASLAIIAMAVSFAGRLFWVAHPGMVRALAPSEDARVGLFSLINAMRSIGLGIGGLVASLGVWAERGSGLFWNFIVVANTVSFAVCGLLFWRLRDFDRKTSDRDTSGVGRYRDVLAQRRFLVYVVAVFVLALASVGFDSILPVYLLALGYPAWTPPVAYLLASALIAAFAPLATKWGRSRPGLRLLALAAGLLGVAFAALIAMVAADDVGRMVLLSAAVMLFSLAAATWGATAFQVMLSFVPRDRAGRHSAVYSLSWGVAIAVGPGLFSSLFTLGRVLPWIFLAVVLVFAITAFLASSRTALHELGASG